Genomic segment of Drosophila subpulchrella strain 33 F10 #4 breed RU33 unplaced genomic scaffold, RU_Dsub_v1.1 Primary Assembly Seq38, whole genome shotgun sequence:
TCAGAACTATAGAATAGACAAAACGATTgcgtttataattttttaaacgaCTGAACGGGCTATTTTTCATAAGTTCCTTTTTTGAATTCGGAATCGCGGAACTTTCCACGGCAGAGTTTATTGGTAACCCGTTAGGGCAGCTTGAGCTCTGTTTAGAAACTAAAATACAATTCAAAATGAAACTGCGACCACTCCATCGTTCGGCAAAGATGCTGATGCCGCACTTTTCGACAGCCGCTTTGTTGACGCTGCGCCTCGTGACCACTCAGCGCTTGCATGGGCCGGATTGGGCTTCACCGGCCGGATTCCCGCTTACGCGTGCATCCGGTGTTGTCCCCAGATCGTTCACCGCAGTCGTCTGACCGTCCatttctcagttttaaagctatcgggctgaaactttcccaaactttcttctttcttttgcaagtagtatataagttggaaccagccggatcgaacAACTATATctaatagctcccataggaataatcggaaaaaaaactttaaaaaaatatatatctttggtgttttttaacataaaaccacctacgcttggaaataacaatttttaattagttctgaatttcggatttaattttatcaaaactgGACGACAGTATCATATAGctaccataggaacgatcggacaattggtgaaaaaataatatgaaacaaatcatagcctcggtgttttttgaaatattgtCTTATACTATGTAAGGATCCATACGGCTCCTCACAAATAGAAGTATTAGTAGATAAGTTTAGTATTAATCGTATTAGTAGATAAGTTTATTATTAATCGTAGGTTAAGATTAGGCCCGAACACCCACACACGATAGTCAAGCGGAACACCCACCGCTAGCGAGCCAAAGCTcacctcacacacacacacaaagcgCGAGAACTCACCACGAAAAACTGGCACGCGCCAACTCCAGCCAAAGGAGTGAGGGAGTGGACAATAGGATCGCGACGTACACGGGTATTCGCACGCCAGCGAAATCAACCCCCGATAACTGGCATACGCCAGGGGCCCGCTCAAGAGCGAGCGAGGGGAAGATAAGATCATAGAAGTTTCTAGAAAAACGGCGCCACGACAAGAAGCTGGACACAAACTGGGAGTCAGTGTTTTGCGAGTGGTCGATTGACACGGACGAACAAAAGTGAGCAGAGGCAGCGGTCGTTATGACGCTGGCCCAGGCGAGTGGCGACAAAGGACCTATCGAGGAGCAACGAGGAGTACAGCATCAACAACAAGAACAGGACAAACCAGCGGTCGTTTGACGCTGGCCCGGCAGGAGCAGTAGCAGCAGGACGAGGACAAGGACGGTGTAGATCTCCCGGCCCAGGACCAGCGGCGAGAAGATCTGCGCCGCAAGGCAAGGAAACACACGCACCCGACGTCACGTGTGTGTGCAGGAGTGAGATGGGTGAGTGAGATGCAAGACCCGCACCAAATGGGCACGAAAACTTCCAAGCCGGCCATCAACCACGTGTTTGGAAGGATTTCCGATCTCGTTGCAGTGTTACAAGGTTAGGGTAGGTTAGAGACGCCCCTAGAATTCTGTGTTCAAGTGCTAGTTCTAGAAATTAAGCTACGAGAAAAATATGTAAGAAATATGTACAGCAGAGATACTAAAACGAGGAATATGAAGAAAACTCTTGAATAAATCCTGAATTGTTgacttaaaaatttataataaaatgttgCATGTCTATTTTTGCCCGGGGTCGGACAAGCCGACCGGAAAATACCCTCATTTTAGGCTGACCCCAGAATAAGTCTCATGTCCGGGGTTGCTTACCACTTGCCGGCGCCCCTGCCCCACCAGTGACTGTTGGCGGTACAGTGGGGACTCCGACAAGTTAGGCCATAAGGGCACGTGTGACCGCCTCGGCGTATGCTAAAGGAGATCAGGCAAGCCGGCTAGATCGTAACCCAGGCCACAGAACAAAATGTCGGGCTAGTGCGACATAAAGGAGCCCCTCCAAGAGATTTTTTGCTCCTTTCCGGTCACTTGTGCCGCTTGCCACGAGTCAGACCCAATAGGCGTACCTGAAGAGTGACCCGCGGGGCCTTTATTTACCTAATTGTATccaaataaacatttttctcAGTCTTATTGGTCGCTTAAATGGGGCGGATAACTTCCACCTAGCGTCCGCCTACCAGTTATCTCCAATCAATGTCCCATcctttataaatttttatgtAAAGGGGATCATTACAAACTAAGTCAAATTTTTCGATTAATTTGCAAAcgtttcttatattttttcaaaatcaataaCCGAACTACATTatattgatataaaaaatgtaatttatattGTATTTGGTAAATTGAAATTGTTATAAATAATGAAAGCCACTTTATTAATAAGTATTACTTATTAGTTAAGTCCGGGGAAAGATCCTAAATGATATTGCTTGTCAAACTCTTGGCATTTAGAAAGTTCCAAATGCTTTTGCCTTTGGTTCCCTACAATAAAATCGTCTTCCATTATTATTTCAGAGTCACCACGTTTTCTAGAAAGGGGCTCATTGGTAGAACCATCCATATAGTCACTCTTATCATTGCACAATTAAACCATTTAATTGTTCTTAATATACTTGTTCGATCTTAAAATACAAAAGGTCGATTATATATTAGCATGTTAATATTTGATGGATACTCACAGCTTTAGCAAATAAGGAAAAATGATTCCAGCGTCTCCTCGGGCATACATTTGTCGTGGCCGTATACTGTGGCTAGTTTTCGCCGGTCGTTTCGCTCCAAAACAGTATGACAGTAGGCAAGCTGGTAAGTTGTCGTAACACTGGGGCTAGACAACTTTGCACAGGATTTAAATGGCACATAGCGAGGCGAGATAGTTGAAAGGAATAAAGGAAgagcaaatataaaaaaaatttttaaaaacaacaatcaaaaaatttaCGCACTAAATCTCAAGCTGCGAAAAAAGCTTTAGACAATCTTTGAAAAATCACTAAGAACCGCTTTGGTCATCTTTTTTCTGAGAAAAATCCTTATTTCACAACACTGCCTTAGGGAATAACATGAATCTCCTTACGTTGGTCAATcctaatatttaaattacagGCCCAATTCTGTTATCGGCCTAAGTATGCAAAGCTATTGCATATAAAATTAACCTTATTTTACCATGGACTTTGTCCAAATATGGCTTGTTTGGTTCGTATAGACGGTAACTTTAAAGTGGTGCATGTCTTGATCAGTGGTCGAATTTTTCTATCAGACtatcatatacccgttactgaGCTAACAAAAAAGCGTCACCTATCGTTCATCCCTATCGGCTGTTTACGAGATTTCACTAACACGCCACATAACGTGAAACCTAAGTGGTGGTAGTGAAATTTCTTAAGCAATCGATTTTCTGTATGAATATATATCCCTCCCTCTCGCACTCTATTAAGtttgttaattatttattgttgtttAATTATAAATGTTCAGTGAATAGTCCGATTTGAttaatttttggcatgtaaATGGGCACTGATATTAATAACAAAATCTCATTTAATTTAGACgggttttagcgttatgggcgattCAGTGAGCGTGGCTCCgcgctgaaacaaacttgcgctgcgaagAAAGAACCAACACGCCAAGTCTTAACATTTTACTGACAGtcggacaaacggacatggctagatcgttGATAAAGAAAAtctattctttatggggtcggaaacgccttcttctacctgttacatacttacCGACGAATCAAGTATACCCTTATACTCAACgtgtaacgggtataataaaatagtactgaaagcggaaacggaaataaaaaatcagtATTTTAATCTATCTGTAGTTTTTATATGAGCTAAGACCATTCACAAATACTAAACAAAAAGCAAGAAAGAAAGCTAGCTTTGGCAAGCGGaagtttatattattttttttatttattttggtattagtTCTTCCTAACGCAACAAGtacaaaaatacttttaaattatTGCGTAATTTGATTTACTTCATGAACAATAAATTGTAGTTCTAATACAAAGACACTAAGGCTAGATCACATTTGATACATTGAATTCTTAGGGACtaagtttagttttaaattataCTTGTATACTGTTTTGAAGATGTGTGTGTAATATTTCTTTGAATTGCGTGGCAGACTTAATTGTTTTTAGTGGATGTGGTAGTTTATTCCAAGAACGTACACCACAGATCAAAAAGTGTTTCTCAGCATAGGCATGTTTTACTATTTGACAAATTAGATTGTTTGTTCTGTTGGAAACGCTGAATTTTAGTTTGCTGAAGAGATATTTTGGCTCGGCAGTTGTTATTACTTTGTGCATCAGTACTAGTGCTTTGTGCTCGAGCCAAACTTTTAGCGGcatatcaaaaattttaaaagttgcTTCTGAGATTCGATGTGTGCCCTTgccattaaatatatatttcgcTACATTACGGTGCCACagccactctaatgcccacaaaccgatcaaaactgtggctcctacagctttgatggtagaatgaaaattttaactgaaatgtattgttctcatcaatacctatcgattggccaaaaataaaatttccaagcccactttaacgcccacaaaccacccacaacGCGGATATCgaggaaactattaaagataaagaattgggatttcagatttaggttccgtagccttgtacgcagcgcactCTAACGTCACAAACTGCCCACacctgtggcgctcacaattttcatgctagataacaattttaactgaaatgtattagtctcgtcgaTACGTATAaaatgatccaaaaaaaagtttgccacgcccacaaaccgcctaaccTGTGGAGCCCACaaatttcatgctagaaaatgTCATGCTAGTCTCGACAATCGATTGACCCAATACaaaatgccacgcccactctaacgcccataacgcttaaatcagtctaccgcccacaaaatgACTATTAAGGTAAGCCGAAAACACCTAGCGCTACCATTGACCAATTTAACCGAACTTCAGCGGTtgtaaaagaaaaacaaggaagaacgctatagtcgagtacctcgactatcagatacccgttactcagctaaagggaccaaaggaaaatggagatatgcaagcagcaaatgcgccacctaccggcggtagacagatttaagcgttgtgggtgttagagtgggcgtggcaaagtttttttaaatcaatcgataggtattgacgagaccaatacatttcagttaacattttttatctagcataaaaattgtgggcgccacagatttgggcggtttgtgggcgttagagtgggcgtggcatattcgcgtaacaaacttgcgctgcgcttaagcctacgggatctaaatctgaaatcccgtttctctatctttgatattttccgagatatccgcgttcatatttacgattttttgaagtttgtgggcggtttgtgggcgttatagtaggcgtggcaaacttttttttgggtcaatcggtaggtattgatgagaacaatacatttcagttaaagtttttattctagcatcaaaactgtaggatccacagttttgggcggtttgtgggcgttagagtgggcgtggcactcttttgaaataaacttgcgctgcgcaggaatctcaggaatctgcatgccaaatcccagtattgtagctcttatagttttcgagatctcagcgttcatacggacagacggacagacggacagacggacctggctagatcgactcggctagtgatcctgatcaagaatatatatactttatggggtcggaaacgcttccttctgcctgttacatactttccgacgaatctagtatacccttttactctacgagtaacgggtataacaacgCTACAACTTGAACAAAAAATCATAGAAATGGGAAGTAAACtctaaaattattttgtttctaTGGCAACTTTAAGATATATTCTTCCGATTTAttccaaattttaaaaatggttttaatATGGTTTTAATATCATATTAAAACGGTACTTTCAATGTTTTATGCAACTATCTCTAAAAACAGTCAAGTTGATctgatcgtttctatggcagccatatgatataATTGTATGATACGTAAGATTTTTATATATCCATGCGTTGTGATTAAAAACAACGAGTTTGCCGATATACAATATACTCAATGTAGGCTACTCATTTACTCGTCGAAATTAAAGAGTGACATTATAAAAAAACTAAtctatttaaaatttgtttgtcTTCTTTTTGCGATCTTGGTGTCCAACTCAACCAACTCCTTCTTGGGGCATTCTGGCTGTAATCTAAACCGAAACTAAGTCAAGTCTTTCGATTAATTTGCAAACGTTTCTcagatttttttcaaaatcaataaccgaattacattattttgatataCAAAATCTAATTTATATTGTATATGGTAAattgaaattgttttaaataatGAAAGCCGCTTTATTAATAAGTATTACTTATAAGTTAAGTCCGGGGGAAAGACCCGGCATTTAGAATGTTCCAAATGCTTTTGCCTTTGGTCGGCTACAATAAAATGGTCTTCAATTATTATTTCAGAGTCACCGCGTTTTCTAGAATGGGGCTTATTGGTAGAACCATCCATATAGTCACTCTTATCATTGCACTAGTAAGCCATTTAATTGTTCTTAATATACTTGTTCGATCTTAAAATACAAAAGGTCGATTATATATTAGCATGGTAATATTTGATGGATACTTACAGCTTTAGCAAATAAGGAAAAATGATTCCAGCGTCTCCTCGGGCATACATTTGTCGTGACCGTATGTGGCTAGTTTTCGCCGGTCGTTGCGCTCCAAAACAGTATGACAGTAGGCAAGCTGGTAAGTTGTCGTAACACTGGGGCAACTTTGCACAGGATTTAAATGGCACATAGCGAGACGAGATAGTTGAAAGGACTGAAGGAAGAGCAAATctaaaaaagatttttaaaaacaacaatCAAAAAACTTACGCACTAAAACTCAAGCTGCGAAAAAAGCTTTAGACAATCAACAAGAAAAACACTAAAAACCGCTTTGGTCATCTTTTTTCTgagaaaaatttttatttcacaaCACTGCCTTAGGGAATAACATGAATCTCCTTACGTTGGTCAATcctaatatttaaattataggCCCAATTCTGTTATCGGCCTAACTATGCAAAGATATTACATATAAAATTAACCTTATTTTACCATGGACTTTGTCCATGGTAACTTTAAAGTTGTGCACGTCTTGATCAGTGGTCGAATTTTTCTATCAGACTAtcatacaaggtgagttcgaaagtaaacaggactttaaaaaaaagacagaacaaatagttttttcggcaaaatcaatttattttattcaaaatagtctccttctgctttaatacagcgttttgcacggtccaaaagcatgtcgaacgagtgttttagctcgttgcccggtatggccaccagtatgccggtgcaagccttttgaatggcctctacgtctgcataacgctttcctttcatcggcaaaagcatttttccgaaaaggtagaagtcgcacggtgccgtatcaggtgaatacggggagtggttgatggttaaaatgtgatttttggtcaaatagtcggacacaagcgtcgatcgatgagacggcgcattatcgtgcaacaaacgccaacttccattttcgcgatattcgggctgaacacgtcgaatacggcgcaccaaacgcttcaaaactccaaggtagaataccgcattaacgttttggccgggtggaacaaattctttgtggacaatacccttggaatcataaaaacaaatcagcattgtcttcacttttgacttcaccaggcgcgattttttgggtttcggcttgTCCGGagccttccattcagcactctggcgtttcgttttgatcatattgaaaacaccacgtttcgtcaccagtcacaatcttgtaaaggaagttcgggtctttttttgcctctttaatgatgtccttcgaatgttgaattctgagcaatttttggacgtcagtcaatttgtgcggaacaaaccttttgtaagcccaaatgttcggtcaaaatgcgataaatcgatgttttggagatgttcaattctatttccatgaatttcaatgatgatttcggctgattttttatgaattcacgcacagtttcgatggaattttcggtgatcacggattttggttggctcatcgtcatttatgtcctcacgaccactttgaaaacgttgaaaccactcgtgcactctgctacgggataggcaatcatcgccataaacttgtttcatcaattgaaacgtttcggtaaaagttttaccaattttaaaacaaaatttaatgttggctctttgttcgaagct
This window contains:
- the LOC119561859 gene encoding uncharacterized protein LOC119561859 — its product is MYAREDAGIIFPYLLKLFALPSVLSTISSRYVPFKSCAKLPQCYDNLPACLLSYCFGAQRPAKTSHIRSRQMYARGDAGIIFPYLLKLTILLYPLHVEYKGILDSSLSSPSVTTTYQLAYCHTVLERNDRRKLATVYGHDKCMPEETLESFFLIC